TATCCACATTTATCCTGCGTACATTCGAGAATACAGTTTCatggtaaaaataaataaacaaaacaaattgcGTTTCATGTATCAAACTAGATTAATTATCTAATTGCATAACGTTGCGTGTAACAAATTTTTGTCGTTCGTTTTCTATTCTTTTTCCAATGGCTAAAACGTACACGGACCCCTAGGGACATCTACTGGTCACTTAGTTTTATAACAGGTTTTTATAAACCACTCACCATGTTCAGGGGAGGTTGCTCAAAAGGGTGGACATGGACAAAAAAGGATACGATGTTTTCTAAACAGTAACTTAAAAGAGAACGTGACTCTAAGAAAATAACTTGCACAAATACACAGAATACAACGGACATTTTTTGAATTAGTAGTAACGGACATCATTTTTGAACTAGTAAAATGAGGGGCGAGTTAGACGGCCAGTCTGTCCATTCACGGGTCCACAGCCCAAGTCCGTGGAATCTGCCACAATGTATTTCTCATTTTATGTGATCGTATTAGTCCTGCCGTTTTAATAGAGACCGCAAGATGGCGCTGTATGAACACATTCATGCTTTCCGCGTGCGATTCTTGTTCCAAGGTTGAGTCACGTCATTATGGATTTTGCGTCATTATGCTCGGTGCTTGGAGAATTgaggcctctgtgtgtgtgtgtgtgtgtgtgtgtgtaagagtcaCCGCTACTGCGAAAAATGTTTTACATCTGTTGCTTCTCTTACACTCCAGGTTTCACTGACATCTTTTTTCATATTCCTTAATTTAAACTTAGATTCAACACTTTGTAACAAAACTACGCACCGCCACACACGTGAAAGTAGCCTACACGTGCGTGCAGATACATGACCACAGTAGTATTAAGACGCTGCACATCCAGCTGTATGATATTGCGCACTTCCTGAGTCTGTTATAACGATCGATATAGTGAACAGTAAACACCGTTGATTACGTCGTACACTGAGTGTTCTAAGAAGTGTGTTTCTTTCACCATATGCATAATCTTGCGGGAACAAAACTATGAATTTTGAAAGTATGTAAATACTCATAACGCATAgaacaggggtgtcaaactcattttggtctgggggcCGAAAACAACTTAATCGGATCTCAAGAGGACCAGACCAGTAAACTCATTCCAAAATTAAATTGAACTAACAATATATCCACTTTTTTATGAATTGTGCTTTTACTAAATATATTATGAAcaactttttacttttactttttaagaaaagtatgtgcAATTTCAACAAGACTTCTACtcagttaaacatttatttaattaagtgCATTATGCATACAAACTGATCACAGTGACATTTTCCACATCTGGGAAGCAACTCTGAACACATGAACTTTCCATTATTCTTGAAAAATCCGACATTCTGTGtccacttttctcttttttgacaaagacatttcacttGCCAGGGTCAACAGTAAAAGCGAGTAAAGCGATATAACTGACTAAAACATGCCCCTAACGGACAATATATAAACtgcagattttaaataaaatggagtttattcttctttaatAATGCAGGTTTCTTCCATGGGCTGGACCGGTTCCGgtatgtttgacacccctggcATAGAAGGAAACTCGTGCACTATCGTCTCTGAAAACCAGATAGGATCAGAAGTATGGGCAaggtttgtatatatatatatatatatatatatatatatatatatatatatatatatatatatatatatatatatatatatatatatatattcctgaGGAAAGGGGGTCATTGTAACATTGTAAGACTATTGGCCAGTTTCTTTCATATGCACTCAGTGAGGATAGGGAGGTTTGAAGCTAGTTATTTAAAATCACATCTCAACGATGAGAGAATATTTCAGAAATGCTTTTAATTCAAAAGACACAACAGGGTTGCATGATCAGAACCTTTGGGCCAAAAAGAAATGTTTAGATTGTCTATTTACATTCAGCATCACTATACTCCACAGAGGAAGGAGGGAAACAGGTTGACCCCGAcatgggggtggtgtgtgggatTCTCTGGTCAGGTCTAAACAGCAGCTCCACCAGACCAGGCCTAgaaagtgagacagagacactAAACCCAGTGAGAACTATTGATTCCATTTAGTCAAAGAATGAACAACTGTGAATTTGAGGCCATGTACAGAAATGATTTACCTTTTTTCTGCTTTTTACACATATTCTGTTGACCGTCTTCCATTTCGTGGCTGTACAGACAAGAATGTGTGACTGCAGTTATTATGAAGCATTCGTAAGATTAAAACTATAACACATTTGAAGTCTGAATTTAAAGACAGGCAGATGGACAGACGCCTAGACAGATGAGTCACAGTGTGGTTTCCTACCCGATATAAGAAGTATCCCCTACTCTGAATAGTTCTCGGGCTCTGAAGCTCCTCCTGAACAGAGAGGGCGCTGGTTTAGGCACAGCTAGCACAACACATCAACAACAGTAATGAAGAATGACAATCTCTCAAACTCTGGCTTCACAGTTTGCCCCAGCAGCACAGCAAACCcagtgcacaacacacacatgagaaGATCTATATCCtttcaatttcaacatttctacAATTTAAGCACTACTGGATGGAAACGGCAAATAAGCAAACCGGATCGATAAGTAGCAACGTTTGCCACAATTGCACCACGCCCCCCAGGATTCAGATGTCCTTTCAGGGTACACCTCCTCTGCCCCTTAGCCAAACAAGCAGTGAAATATTCCAACTCTTTGCCTAAACCTGGATAAGAGTTCTAAGAATTTATGGGGTATTGTCCCCGCAGGTAACAATGTCTATGTCCGTCAGTATCACAGCTCTGCCCCTTAAAACGTTTTCAGCACTGGTCCTTCAGCACGTATCAGTGAGGGCAGAGCATCCATGCAACCACCCGTAAGATCTCATTTGTAATTTTGGCTCAGGTTTCAACATTCTACCTGATACACTGCACTTATTTTCCACATTCTTAATGTCTTCAGATTTAGAACAGGATCTGTACAAACCTGTCCTTTGGAGCTATGTTCTGTCTTAAGGATTGTGTCAACACAGCAGTTGACAGTAACAAAACATTCTGAGCGGCCACCACTGGTGCAAATTGTACccagagggttttttttttggtccaagGAACAAAAGTGGTAGGAGCGCAGGGTGTTTACGTGCCTGGTGATGCTGGAGTGCCTGTGCTATACAGTGCTGGGCAGTTCAGATAATTTTAGACAATAATTACCAGCCACATGGAAGAGAACACATAATGCAACTCATTTTGAAGCTTAGTTCATTAATGTTTGAGACGCACGCAAGCAGAAACAAAGTGCTCCCAGTCCCTACGCCcgcccccccaaacacacacacacacacacacacacacacacacacacacacacacacacacacacacacacacacacacacacacacacacacacacacacacacacataaaactaAACTGAAAACACAGCCAAACCGATGAGTTACAATTCAGAAGGATAGTACATACAGCCAGAACCATTGAAATAAAAGGAATTCCAGTCTAAAATTGAAAAGAAGTACATTATTCTTCAAGGTCATGAATGAATACTCATGTTCATATCATTTCACTCAGTCACAAATACCCAAAACATCCACAGAAATCATTTTTGTACTGTCCTGATAACATATGTGCAGAGAAAAAGGCTCAGAGGCGATACATAATTGAACGACTCATTATGGCATAAAAAGGTGAATCATAACATATTAAAGGAGGATGCAGTTCTCATAACCTAGCAATTTCCTTCTAAAATCCCTCCAGAACCATGTAACTAGCTGTGGCTGTTCATGACATCATGTGTTTCCTACACTGCAATGCCAGAAGTGCTATCAAGAGCTCTGAGACACAACGCCATATGACATAATGAAAAGGAAACCGcattacaacaacaacaaaaaatatgaCAAACACTAGTCATACTCCCTGGTCCCATAGACAAGGTACACAGCAGCCACATCAAATGGTACACACATTACCACAGCATCATGAATTACGGTGGCATGCAATAGCCAAACCAACATTACACCTGCGCAACGAGACGCGACTCGGAAGCACCAGCAGTGACTTCACGAGCGCGTCTAAGGCCGAGGTGTATTTCACAGTGGTCAAGGTCTGACAGGGCAGGGCCGGGGGTGGAGTGTTCCCGCAGCGTGAGCAGCAGTGACCCTGCGGAGGTACGTACGAGCGGAGCTGTTCTTCTGCGTCTTCGGCTGTGGAGCTGGGGCATGAGCTGCAGGAGAGGGTGGAATACAGTGGACTGACAGACATGTATaaatatacacgcacacacacatacacacacacacacacggagagagaTGAGATCCATGAACATTTGCCCCTGAAAAAGTTAGGGCATGGGTTGCAGAGAGGACGCGTCCACAcgcacaagcgcacacacacacacacacacacacacacaaccgtccTCAGTGCAGCTCAGTGTTCATATTGCACTTGGAGTGCATTTAcatgcattacacacacacacacacacacacacacacacacacacacacacacacacacacacacacacacacacacacacacacacacacacacttgaacagGCCATGCAAAAGCAGATACTCTGTGCTAATTGCAAGTACAGGGGGCACCAATGCACTTTCAAACTTTCCTGGATGTATTCACATACGTTCCTCCTTGCTTGGGCTTTACCATGAGTTACTTTTACTGAAACATATCAACACACAGCTTCCTGGTGGGTCTTCTAGGGGGCAGCAGTCAATTCTCTaaaatgttctctctctctttctctctctacacatGTCTACAACAGGAAAACCACTCATCATACCCTTATCTTTTCATACTTTCTCAGCTGTTAGTAGTCACACAATTACACAATTACAACTAATTCCATCCAAAATTAATTTGCTAAACTTAAAAGTTTGGCaaagatttaaagaaaattGCAGCACTTAAGAAAGACTGTAATAACTGAAtagcttatgaacaaaagacgCTGTCAAATCAAGAGTTCTACATCTTTGGGACAGTTTGAATTCTTCCATGTTAATGCTCTAATATGTCTTGGCACTCCAGGTGATGTGTCATGGTACTCAAGTGACaaacactctgtgtgtgtgtcagtgtgtgattaTCTGATACCTTTGTGCAGGATTGTGCAATTACATGAATAAGGAAATGGTGAGAATATTTGGAGAACAGCGTCAGAGAGAGAAGCGATCAGCAGACGTTACCAGTTATGAGGCGTTACAAGGCATTACAAGGCGTTACAAGACGTTAGAGCACACGAGCGAGTCCCACATGACCTACCGCATCATCCGAGAGTCCAGCACCATTCGGCTTAGAGTAATGAAACAAAAACTACACACGTTCACATTAGTACGCACATACAAACACGGCAAggtgcacatacaaacaaagtTCAGACAATACCCAAAACATACAGTACATGTGTACAACAGCACAAACACGGGATTACAGGAGTAcacaaaaacagaaaagaaGGTTGATGTTTTGATACAATCAGACTGTAATTTGCGCAGTCTCTGAATGTGACTGTAAAAGACAGAACTACTCACCCTTTTACTGGTGTCTCGAACTGGCAACtcctgcagacagacacaaactTTACTTTACCTGTTCCACTTTACCCGCTTCACTTTACCTGCTTCACTTTACCTAATTCACTTTACCCGCTTCACTTTACCCGCTTCACTTTACCCGCTTCACTTTACCCGCTCCACTTTACCCGCTCCACTTTACCTGCTCCACTTTACCTACTTCACTTTACCCGCTCCACTTTACCCGCTTCACTTTACCCGCTTCACTTTACCTGCATCACTTTACCTGCTCCACTTAACGCGCTCCACTTTACCTGCTCCACTTTACCTGCTCCACTTTACTCGTTTCACTTTTCCTACTTCACTTTACCCGCTTCACTTTACCCGCATCACTTTACCTGCTCCACTTTACCCGCTCCACTTTACCCGCTTCAATTTACCTGCTTCACTTTATCCGCTCCACTTTACCCGCTTCACTTTACCCGCTCCACTTTACTCGCTCCACTTTACCTGCTCCACTTTACCTGCTCCACTTTACTCGTTTCACTTTACCTACTTCACTTTACCCGCTTCACTTTACCCGCTTCACTTTACCCGCATCACTTTACCTGCTCCACTTTACCTGCTTCACTTTACCTGCATCACTTTACCTGCTTCACTTTACCTGCTCCACTTTACCTGCTCCACTTTACCCGCTTCACTTTACCTACTTCACTTTACCCGCTCCACTTTACCCGCTTCACTTTACCCGCTTCACTTTACCCGCTCCACTTAACCCGCTCCACTTAACCCGCTCCACTTTACCCGCTTCACTTTACCCGCTTCACTTTACCTACTTCACTTTACCCGCTTCACTTTACCCGCTCCACTTTACCCGCTTCACTTTACCCGCTTCACTTTACCTGCTCCACTTCACCCGCTCCACTTCACCCGCTCCACTTTACCCGCTTCACTTTACCCGCTTCACTTTAACTGCTCCACTTTACCTGCTCCACTTTACCCGCTCCACTTTACCCGCTCCATTTTACCCGCTCCACTTAACCCGCTCCACTTTACCCGCTTCACTTTACCCACTTCACTTTACCT
The window above is part of the Brachyhypopomus gauderio isolate BG-103 chromosome 9, BGAUD_0.2, whole genome shotgun sequence genome. Proteins encoded here:
- the nmu gene encoding neuromedin-U isoform X3 encodes the protein MKISRCQDGTSKSWSSSSSTVFPSAMTPLNLTTLTLAVFLMSAIPLCRSAPVFLNPATIEHDLLTQIIKVCTSQLSAERPLRTQDGLQDLCGLMLEVVRTAKELPVRDTSKRSTVFHPLLQLMPQLHSRRRRRTAPLVRTSAGSLLLTLREHSTPGPALSDLDHCEIHLGLRRAREVTAGASESRLVAQEELQSPRTIQSRGYFLYRPRNGRRSTEYV
- the nmu gene encoding neuromedin-U isoform X2; this translates as MKISRCQDGTSKSWSSSSSTVFPSAMTPLNLTTLTLAVFLMSAIPLCRSAPVFLNPATIEHDLLTQIIKVCTSQLSAERPLRTQDGLQDLCGLMLEVVRTAKELPVRDTSKRPNGAGLSDDASTVFHPLLQLMPQLHSRRRRRTAPLVRTSAGSLLLTLREHSTPGPALSDLDHCEIHLGLRRAREVTAGASESRLVAQEELQSPRTIQSRGYFLYRPRNGRRSTEYV
- the nmu gene encoding neuromedin-U isoform X1; this translates as MKISRCQDGTSKSWSSSSSTVFPSAMTPLNLTTLTLAVFLMSAIPLCRSAPVFLNPATIEHDLLTQIIKVCTSQLSAERPLRTQDGLQDLCGLMLEVVRTAKELPVRDTSKRFLFHYSKPNGAGLSDDASTVFHPLLQLMPQLHSRRRRRTAPLVRTSAGSLLLTLREHSTPGPALSDLDHCEIHLGLRRAREVTAGASESRLVAQEELQSPRTIQSRGYFLYRPRNGRRSTEYV
- the nmu gene encoding neuromedin-U isoform X4, with the translated sequence MKISRCQDGTSKSWSSSSSTVFPSAMTPLNLTTLTLAVFLMSAIPLCRSAPVFLNPATIEHDLLTQIIKVCTSQLSAERPLRTQDGLQDLCGLMLEVVRTAKELPVRDTSKRFLFHYSKPNGAGLSDDASTVFHPLLQLMPQLHSRRRRRTAPLVRTSAGSLLLTLREHSTPGPALSDLDHCEIHLGLRRAREVTAGASESRLVAQV